The segment CGTGTGGTGACAACGCGGAGATGATCGTCGCTGGAGCGACATTCTTCAAATCGATAACAAATATGATATCTATTCAGCCCATGAATTTGAATTCGCTCGACCTCAACCTCCTCACCGCGCTCGACGCGCTGCTGCGCGAGGCCAATGTCAGCCGCGCGGCCATGCGCATCGGCCTGTCGCAGCCGGCGGCGAGCCATGCGCTGCAACGCCTGCGCGACATCTTCGGCGATCCGCTGCTGGTGCGGACCGGTGCGCGGATGGAGCTGACGCCGCGCGCGCAGGCCCTCCGCGCACCGCTGGCGCAGGCGCTCGACCAGGTGCGCGGCCTGTTCGTGCCAGATGATTTCGACGCCGCGCGCAGCGAGCGCGCATTCCGGCTGATGATGCCGGACCTCGCGGTCGAGCTGTTGATGCCGCCCTTGATGGAGAAGGTGACGCGCCTTGCGCCCAACGTCCGTATCGACGTTGTGCCGTGGCGGGGACCGGCGATCTTCCACGCCGAGTTCGCCCGCACCATCGACCTCGTGATCTCGATCGGCAACGCCTTCAAAGGCTTTCACCGCCAATTGCTCTACACCGACAGCGACGCGCTGGCGGTGCGACGCGGTCATCCCGTCGGCGCCAAGCTGAAGCGGCGCGAGGCGTTCCTCGCTGCGCGCCATGTCGGCGTGATCATCCGGGGCAACAGCGAGGATCTGATCGACACCTGGCTGCGCAGCAAAGGCATCGAGCGGCACATCGCGCTGGTGGTGTCGGGCTATCTCGAAGCCCTGCACGTCGCCGCCCGCACCGACCTCGTCGCCTTCGTGCCGCGCCGGCTGATCGCGGCGCTGTCGCGGCAGTTCGCACTCGTCACTGTGACGCCGCCGCTCGACCCCGGGATCGACGAGCAGTTCATGTTCTATCCGACACGGGCGCAGATGGATCCGGGATCGATCTGGCTCAGGCGGCTGATGCTGGAGACGGGACGGGAGTTGGAGCAAGCCAAGCGCAAGCTCTCGTAGGGTGGGCAAAGCGGAGCGTGCCCACCACTTCTATCACAACCTGGAAAGATGGTGGGCACGGCGCTGCGCGCCTTTGCCCACCCTACAAGTGCCTCAGGCCTTCTGCGCGTCCATCACCTTGCGGACCGCAGGGCGGTCGGACATGCGCTTGAAATGGTCGGCGATCTTCGGCGTGGCCTTGATGTCGACGCTGTCGCCTTCGAGCCAGTGCGAGAGCGTGTGGAGGTAGGGATCGCAGATCGTGAACTGATCTCCCATCACCCACGGCCCTTTGAACATCCTCTGCTCGATCAGGGCGAAGCACGCGCCCATGGTCTTCGGCACCATCGCCTTCATGTCGGCGAACGAGCTCTGCTCGGTCGCCCAGCGCGCGCCGCGCATCTTGTGGGCATGGTTGATGTGCACGGTCGAGCAGAGATAGGAGTTGAACGACTGCACCTGGGCGAAATCGAAGGGATCGTCGAGCGGCGCCAGCTTCGCCTTGGGGAAGGTCTGCGCGATGTAGGCCAGCATCGCCGGCGTCTCGGTGAGGACGCCGCGATCGGTCACCAGCGCAGGCACGCGGCCTTTCGGGTTGATGGCGAGATAGTCCGGGCTGTTCTGCTGGTTGTCCTTGAAGCTCAGCCGTTCAGCCGTGTAGTCGGCGCCGGCCTCCTCCAGGGTCATGTAGGTGGCGAGCGCGCAGGTGCCGGTTGCGTAGTAGAGCTTGAGCATGTCGGACCTCATGGGAAAATTGGAAATTAACGGCTGTCGTCCCCAAGGTCCATAGCACGAAATCCTCTTCGCAGTTGCCCACCGCCGCCCGGCTGTGCCAAGACGCCCGCAATTGGAGGGGTTTGGTCATGACGGTCCTCATCGCCGGCGGCGGCATCGGCGGGCTGACGCTTGCGCTCAGCCTGCACGGCATCGGCGTTCCCGTAAAAGTGTTCGAGAGCGTCAGTGAACTGAAGCCGCTCGGCGTCGGCATCAACGTGCTGCCGCATGCGGTGCGCGAGCTGATCGAGCTCGGGCTGATGGACAAGCTCGACGCCAGCGGCGTGCGCACGCGCGAGCTCGCCTATTTCTCCAAGCACGGCAAGCCGATCTGGAGCGAGCCGCGGGGACTGGAAGCCGGCTACAAATGGCCGCAATTCTCGATCCATCGCGGCACGCTCCAGCAGCTGCTGCTCGACACCGCGATCGAGCGGCTCGGCCGCGACAACATCCTGACCAGCCATCATCTGACCGGCTGGACCGAGACGGCCGATGGCATCCGCGCCGACTTCATCGACAAGGCGACCGGCAAGGCCGCAAGGACTTATGACGGCGCGATCCTGATCGCCGCCGATGGCATCCATTCCGCCGCGCGAGAAAAGCTCTATCCGAACGAAGGCCCACCGATCTGGAACGGCCGCATCCTCTGGCGCGGCGTCACGCCGTCCGAGGCTTTCCTC is part of the Bradyrhizobium commune genome and harbors:
- a CDS encoding LysR family transcriptional regulator, translating into MNLNSLDLNLLTALDALLREANVSRAAMRIGLSQPAASHALQRLRDIFGDPLLVRTGARMELTPRAQALRAPLAQALDQVRGLFVPDDFDAARSERAFRLMMPDLAVELLMPPLMEKVTRLAPNVRIDVVPWRGPAIFHAEFARTIDLVISIGNAFKGFHRQLLYTDSDALAVRRGHPVGAKLKRREAFLAARHVGVIIRGNSEDLIDTWLRSKGIERHIALVVSGYLEALHVAARTDLVAFVPRRLIAALSRQFALVTVTPPLDPGIDEQFMFYPTRAQMDPGSIWLRRLMLETGRELEQAKRKLS
- a CDS encoding glutathione S-transferase family protein produces the protein MLKLYYATGTCALATYMTLEEAGADYTAERLSFKDNQQNSPDYLAINPKGRVPALVTDRGVLTETPAMLAYIAQTFPKAKLAPLDDPFDFAQVQSFNSYLCSTVHINHAHKMRGARWATEQSSFADMKAMVPKTMGACFALIEQRMFKGPWVMGDQFTICDPYLHTLSHWLEGDSVDIKATPKIADHFKRMSDRPAVRKVMDAQKA